The proteins below come from a single Cylindrospermopsis raciborskii Cr2010 genomic window:
- a CDS encoding DUF760 domain-containing protein, with protein MSNQPREVSEFFHGEVENSNLLWQYVKSLSPEAVNQLSKPTSSEVFQVMERNIVGLLGNLPSEHFGIAITTSKENLGRLLASAMISGYFLRNAEQRMNFDLSLDKTETSKSDNKE; from the coding sequence GTGAGTAACCAACCTAGGGAAGTATCCGAGTTTTTTCATGGTGAAGTTGAGAACAGTAACCTCTTATGGCAATACGTTAAGTCTTTGAGTCCTGAAGCAGTAAATCAACTGTCTAAACCTACATCCTCAGAAGTATTTCAGGTGATGGAGCGCAACATTGTGGGACTACTGGGTAATTTACCCTCAGAACACTTTGGAATTGCCATTACCACCAGTAAGGAAAACTTGGGTAGATTGCTTGCTTCAGCAATGATCAGTGGTTATTTTTTACGTAATGCGGAGCAGAGGATGAACTTTGATCTGTCCCTGGATAAAACTGAAACAAGTAAAAGCGACAACAAGGAATAA
- a CDS encoding alpha/beta fold hydrolase → MSITEHKITVNSLEWFYRQAEPMGKSNLLPVLLLHGIVSQSYSWRNIIPALAAQGTKAIAPDWIGYGFSGKPEKQDFAYTPEAFIHALEDFVQAIDLPKFSLVVQGFLGSVGLQYALRHPEKIANIVILNTPIGTSAKLPWKIGQMGLPIAGEIITQDPLLVDRTLESGSCYRIEDKDLDIYRKPFLKTSASGRSLLSTIRNLQLDAVTKEIEMGFQKWQKPILVQWGAIDPWLSVELAESFAQSVPDVEIIKLNNVGHYPQEHYHEVILQDLLAFVRLTNTQSQKS, encoded by the coding sequence ATGTCAATAACAGAACATAAAATAACAGTAAACTCACTAGAATGGTTTTATAGACAAGCTGAACCCATGGGCAAGAGCAATCTATTACCCGTATTATTGCTACATGGTATAGTTTCCCAAAGTTACAGCTGGAGAAATATTATACCAGCATTAGCAGCACAAGGGACAAAAGCAATTGCTCCCGATTGGATTGGTTATGGTTTTTCAGGTAAACCTGAAAAGCAGGATTTTGCTTACACACCGGAAGCATTTATTCACGCCCTAGAAGACTTTGTTCAAGCCATTGATTTACCAAAATTCTCCTTAGTGGTGCAGGGGTTTTTGGGTTCGGTGGGACTTCAATATGCTTTACGTCATCCTGAGAAAATTGCCAACATTGTTATTTTAAATACCCCCATTGGCACTAGTGCCAAACTTCCATGGAAAATCGGACAAATGGGTTTACCCATAGCAGGGGAAATAATAACTCAAGACCCCTTATTAGTGGATAGAACCTTAGAAAGCGGTAGCTGTTATCGCATCGAAGACAAAGATTTGGACATTTATAGAAAACCGTTTTTAAAAACCTCCGCTTCGGGAAGGAGCTTGTTATCAACCATTAGAAACTTACAACTGGATGCAGTAACCAAAGAAATCGAAATGGGATTTCAGAAATGGCAAAAACCGATTTTAGTGCAGTGGGGAGCTATTGATCCTTGGTTGTCTGTAGAACTGGCGGAGAGTTTTGCTCAATCTGTACCCGATGTTGAAATCATAAAACTTAACAATGTGGGTCATTATCCTCAAGAGCATTACCACGAGGTGATTTTACAGGATTTATTAGCCTTTGTGCGCTTGACCAATACCCAGTCACAAAAATCCTGA
- the mutT gene encoding 8-oxo-dGTP diphosphatase MutT: MTTPNPQQNTILPHKIIGVGVIWNQEKQILIDRRLPTGSMANLWEFPGGKMEEGETIQDCIVREIREELGIKIAVREHLITIDHTYSHLQVTLRVYHCDYLDGTPQTLECAEFRWVNLDDLEQFEFPAANGQIIAALNR, encoded by the coding sequence ATGACAACTCCTAACCCTCAACAGAACACCATTCTTCCCCATAAAATTATTGGGGTTGGGGTGATTTGGAATCAGGAAAAACAAATTTTAATTGACCGTCGGTTACCCACAGGGTCCATGGCCAATCTATGGGAGTTTCCTGGTGGGAAAATGGAGGAAGGGGAAACCATCCAAGATTGTATAGTGCGGGAGATTAGGGAAGAATTAGGCATTAAAATTGCCGTGAGAGAACATTTGATAACCATTGACCATACCTATTCCCACCTGCAGGTCACCTTGAGGGTCTATCATTGTGACTACCTGGATGGTACTCCCCAGACCTTAGAGTGTGCTGAATTCCGTTGGGTCAATTTAGATGATTTAGAGCAGTTTGAATTTCCTGCTGCAAACGGACAGATTATTGCAGCTTTAAACAGATAA